In Tenacibaculum pacificus, a single window of DNA contains:
- a CDS encoding CCC motif membrane protein — MEKQNLPNATVALVLGICSIVTRCCYGVIGLPLGIAAYIMGNKAVKIDNENPDEYEGVKNANTAKILGIIGIVLNILYLICIIYVFSLIGWDAIGNEELMMERLNELQDR; from the coding sequence ATGGAAAAACAAAATTTACCAAATGCTACAGTAGCATTAGTCTTAGGGATTTGCTCGATTGTAACACGTTGTTGTTACGGAGTTATCGGATTACCACTAGGTATTGCAGCCTATATTATGGGAAATAAAGCAGTAAAAATAGATAATGAAAACCCTGATGAGTATGAAGGTGTTAAAAATGCAAATACAGCTAAAATACTAGGTATTATTGGTATTGTACTTAATATTTTATATTTAATTTGTATCATATATGTATTTTCATTAATTGGATGGGATGCTATAGGTAATGAAGAATTAATGATGGAAAGATTAAATGAATTACAAGATAGATAA